The Perca fluviatilis chromosome 2, GENO_Pfluv_1.0, whole genome shotgun sequence genome includes a region encoding these proteins:
- the LOC120547173 gene encoding scavenger receptor cysteine-rich type 1 protein M130-like isoform X3 has product MDPRGLIVFVSLWSSAVTDDIRLVGGASRCAGRLEMKLQGEWKSPYNPFRRKPPVNDQNNQYGTALHDPYGTPVDDQYEWNLATAAKICRRLNCGSVVSQRTIRGFPDVQCLADYVHLFKNPDLSSSKLEITCSDSVRLVNGTSLCSGRLEVKSNQSNQSWSSVCEDDFDLQDAEVVCRELGCGAPSFLQGALYGDMEAPVWTKEFQCRGHESALLDCESSHRNTCSSGKAAGLTCSEPGVVRLVGGASRCDGTLEMKHRDEWKPVADWSQNLRLAGVVCGELGCGFALSLRRQNQIPRESWGITSDCNASSLLKCFTDFTYSFTTTEITCSDSQTVRLVNGTSFCSGRLEVKSTQSTQSWSSVCEDDFDLQEAEVVCRELGCGAPSVLQGALYGDMEAPVWTKEFQCRGHESALLDCDSSDRNTCSSGKAVGLTCSGPDYIRLVGEPSRCAGKLEMKNHREWRQVVAMDFKWNQMSADAVCRKLDCGSAVPTSIYYNEIVMVDIHGRYSAPPVWSINSSCVQSKSALKECVVTDTTYSSSILEITCSDLLAQPNISPSPSPDAVYKAKQRRLQVLMGSIFTIRCSVRPQYPGGSFKLIVPTPDPAQNYTLPAVNHSAHFLFSAADSTHRGEYRCVYHLYVFSHNFSSESRPLHLTPAASLSELIIRLVVLLLGMMSLITALCVTSKASRKHKLRRVKNSEI; this is encoded by the exons ATGGATCCCAGAGGGCTgattgtctttgtgtctctctggaGCTCAG CAGTGACTGATGACATCAGGTTGGTGGGAGGAGCCAGCCGCTGTGCTGGTAGACTGGAGATGAAACTCCAGGGAGAGTGGAAATCGCCGTATAACCCTTTCAGAAG GAAACCACCAGTGAATGACCAGAATAACCAATACGGGACAGCATTGCATGACCCGTATGGGACACCAGTAGATGACCAGTATGAGTGGAACCTGGCAACTGCAGCTAAAATATGTAGACGGCTCAACTGTGGTTCTGTTGTTTCACAACGAACAATACGAGGTTTCCCTGATGTTCAATGCTTGGCAGACTATGTACACTTATTCAAAAACCCAGACTTGTCTTCTTCCAAGTTGGAGATCACCTGCTCAG actCTGTCAGGCTGGTGAATGGGACTAGTCTGTGTTCAGGCAGACTGGAGGTGAAGTCTAACCAGTCTAACCAGTCgtggtcctcagtgtgtgaagatGACTTTGACCTGCAGGATGCAGAGGTGGTCTGCAGGGAGCTTGGCTGTGGGGCTCCTTCATTCCTCCAGGGGGCGCTCTATGGAGACATGGaggctccagtgtggaccaaagAGTTCCAGTGTAGAGGCCATGAGTCTGCTCTGCTGGACTGTGAAAGCTCCCATAGAAACACCTGCTCTTCTGGCAAAGCTGCTGgactcacctgctcag AACCTGGTGTTGTCAGGCTGGTTGGAGGAGCCAGCCGGTGTGATGGCACACTGGAGATGAAGCACCGGGACGAATGGAAACCAGTGGCTGACTGGAGCCAGAACCTGAGATTAGCAGGCGTGGTGTGTGGAGAGCTGGGCTGTGGCTTTGCTCTTTCACTCAGAAGGCAAAACCAGATACCAAGAGAATCTTGGGGAATCACATCTGACTGTAATGCATCTTcacttttgaaatgttttacagACTTTACATATTCCTTTACCACCACAGAGATAACCTGCTCAG ACTCTCAGACTGTCAGGCTGGTGAATGGGACGAGTTTCTGTTCAGGCAGACTGGAGGTGAAGTCTACCCAGTCTACCCAGTCgtggtcctcagtgtgtgaagatGACTTTGACCTACAGGAGGCAGAGGTGGTCTGCAGGGAGCTTGGCTGTGGGGCTCCTTCAGTCCTCCAGGGGGCGCTCTATGGAGACATGGaggctccagtgtggaccaaagAGTTCCAGTGTAGAGGCCATGAGTCTGCTCTGCTGGACTGTGACAGCTCAGATAGAAACACCTGCTCTTCTGGCAAAGCTGTTGgactcacctgctcag GTCCAGATTATATCAGGTTGGTGGGAGAGCCCAGCCGCTGCGCTGGTAAACTGGAGATGAAAAACCACAGAGAGTGGAGACAAGTGGTTGCAATGGATTTCAAATGGAACCAGATGTCTGCAGATGCAGTGTGTCGAAAACTGGACTGTGGTTCTGCTGTTCCAACAAGTATTTATTACAATGAAATAGTTATGGTAGATATACATGGTAGATATTCAGCCCCTCCTGTGTGGTCAATCAACTCGTCCTGTGTTCAGTCTAAATCTGCACTGAAGGAATGTGTGGTAACCGACACTACGTACAGTTCTTCTATCCTGGAAATTACCTGCTCAG ATTTGCTGGCTCAGCCAAacatctccccctctccctcccctgaCGCGGTCTACAAGGCCAAGCAGCGGAGGCTCCAGGTGCTCATGGGCTCCATCTTCACCATCAGGTGCTCCGTCAGACCACAGTACCCAGGAGGCTCCTTCAAGCTCATcgtccccacccctgacccagcACAGAACTACACCCTGCCAGCTGTCAATCACTCGGCCCACTTCCTGTTCTCTGCTGCAGACTCCACCCACCGAGGGGAGTACCGCTGTGTTTATCACCTCTACGTTTTCTCCCATAACTTCTCTTCTGAGAGCCGGCCGCTCCATCTCACTCCTGCAG CTTCTCTATCCGAGTTGATCATCAGACTTGTTGTCCTCCTGCTGGGTATGATGTCACTCATCACTGCCCTCTGCGTCACCTCGAAG GCCAGCAGAAAACACAAGCTGAGACGAGTGAAGAACAGTGAGATTTAG
- the LOC120547173 gene encoding scavenger receptor cysteine-rich type 1 protein M130-like isoform X4, whose product MDPRGLIVFVSLWSSAVTDDIRLVGGASRCAGRLEMKLQGEWKSPYNPFRRFENKPIESHIGLQPIVVDGLPVNDQYDPFRKPPVNDQNNQYGTALHDPYGTPVDDQYEWNLATAAKICRRLNCGSVVSQRTIRGFPDVQCLADYVHLFKNPDLSSSKLEITCSDSVRLVNGTSLCSGRLEVKSNQSNQSWSSVCEDDFDLQDAEVVCRELGCGAPSFLQGALYGDMEAPVWTKEFQCRGHESALLDCESSHRNTCSSGKAAGLTCSEPGVVRLVGGASRCDGTLEMKHRDEWKPVADWSQNLRLAGVVCGELGCGFALSLRRQNQIPRESWGITSDCNASSLLKCFTDFTYSFTTTEITCSDSQTVRLVNGTSFCSGRLEVKSTQSTQSWSSVCEDDFDLQEAEVVCRELGCGAPSVLQGALYGDMEAPVWTKEFQCRGHESALLDCDSSDRNTCSSGKAVGLTCSGPDYIRLVGEPSRCAGKLEMKNHREWRQVVAMDFKWNQMSADAVCRKLDCGSAVPTNLLAQPNISPSPSPDAVYKAKQRRLQVLMGSIFTIRCSVRPQYPGGSFKLIVPTPDPAQNYTLPAVNHSAHFLFSAADSTHRGEYRCVYHLYVFSHNFSSESRPLHLTPAASLSELIIRLVVLLLGMMSLITALCVTSKASRKHKLRRVKNSEI is encoded by the exons ATGGATCCCAGAGGGCTgattgtctttgtgtctctctggaGCTCAG CAGTGACTGATGACATCAGGTTGGTGGGAGGAGCCAGCCGCTGTGCTGGTAGACTGGAGATGAAACTCCAGGGAGAGTGGAAATCGCCGTATAACCCTTTCAGAAGGTTTGAGAATAAACCAATTGAGTCCCATATCGGCCTACAGCCCATCGTTGTAGATGGGCTACCAGTGAATGACCAGTATGACCCGTTTAGGAAACCACCAGTGAATGACCAGAATAACCAATACGGGACAGCATTGCATGACCCGTATGGGACACCAGTAGATGACCAGTATGAGTGGAACCTGGCAACTGCAGCTAAAATATGTAGACGGCTCAACTGTGGTTCTGTTGTTTCACAACGAACAATACGAGGTTTCCCTGATGTTCAATGCTTGGCAGACTATGTACACTTATTCAAAAACCCAGACTTGTCTTCTTCCAAGTTGGAGATCACCTGCTCAG actCTGTCAGGCTGGTGAATGGGACTAGTCTGTGTTCAGGCAGACTGGAGGTGAAGTCTAACCAGTCTAACCAGTCgtggtcctcagtgtgtgaagatGACTTTGACCTGCAGGATGCAGAGGTGGTCTGCAGGGAGCTTGGCTGTGGGGCTCCTTCATTCCTCCAGGGGGCGCTCTATGGAGACATGGaggctccagtgtggaccaaagAGTTCCAGTGTAGAGGCCATGAGTCTGCTCTGCTGGACTGTGAAAGCTCCCATAGAAACACCTGCTCTTCTGGCAAAGCTGCTGgactcacctgctcag AACCTGGTGTTGTCAGGCTGGTTGGAGGAGCCAGCCGGTGTGATGGCACACTGGAGATGAAGCACCGGGACGAATGGAAACCAGTGGCTGACTGGAGCCAGAACCTGAGATTAGCAGGCGTGGTGTGTGGAGAGCTGGGCTGTGGCTTTGCTCTTTCACTCAGAAGGCAAAACCAGATACCAAGAGAATCTTGGGGAATCACATCTGACTGTAATGCATCTTcacttttgaaatgttttacagACTTTACATATTCCTTTACCACCACAGAGATAACCTGCTCAG ACTCTCAGACTGTCAGGCTGGTGAATGGGACGAGTTTCTGTTCAGGCAGACTGGAGGTGAAGTCTACCCAGTCTACCCAGTCgtggtcctcagtgtgtgaagatGACTTTGACCTACAGGAGGCAGAGGTGGTCTGCAGGGAGCTTGGCTGTGGGGCTCCTTCAGTCCTCCAGGGGGCGCTCTATGGAGACATGGaggctccagtgtggaccaaagAGTTCCAGTGTAGAGGCCATGAGTCTGCTCTGCTGGACTGTGACAGCTCAGATAGAAACACCTGCTCTTCTGGCAAAGCTGTTGgactcacctgctcag GTCCAGATTATATCAGGTTGGTGGGAGAGCCCAGCCGCTGCGCTGGTAAACTGGAGATGAAAAACCACAGAGAGTGGAGACAAGTGGTTGCAATGGATTTCAAATGGAACCAGATGTCTGCAGATGCAGTGTGTCGAAAACTGGACTGTGGTTCTGCTGTTCCAACAA ATTTGCTGGCTCAGCCAAacatctccccctctccctcccctgaCGCGGTCTACAAGGCCAAGCAGCGGAGGCTCCAGGTGCTCATGGGCTCCATCTTCACCATCAGGTGCTCCGTCAGACCACAGTACCCAGGAGGCTCCTTCAAGCTCATcgtccccacccctgacccagcACAGAACTACACCCTGCCAGCTGTCAATCACTCGGCCCACTTCCTGTTCTCTGCTGCAGACTCCACCCACCGAGGGGAGTACCGCTGTGTTTATCACCTCTACGTTTTCTCCCATAACTTCTCTTCTGAGAGCCGGCCGCTCCATCTCACTCCTGCAG CTTCTCTATCCGAGTTGATCATCAGACTTGTTGTCCTCCTGCTGGGTATGATGTCACTCATCACTGCCCTCTGCGTCACCTCGAAG GCCAGCAGAAAACACAAGCTGAGACGAGTGAAGAACAGTGAGATTTAG
- the LOC120547173 gene encoding scavenger receptor cysteine-rich type 1 protein M130-like isoform X2, translating to MDPRGLIVFVSLWSSVTDDIRLVGGASRCAGRLEMKLQGEWKSPYNPFRRFENKPIESHIGLQPIVVDGLPVNDQYDPFRKPPVNDQNNQYGTALHDPYGTPVDDQYEWNLATAAKICRRLNCGSVVSQRTIRGFPDVQCLADYVHLFKNPDLSSSKLEITCSDSVRLVNGTSLCSGRLEVKSNQSNQSWSSVCEDDFDLQDAEVVCRELGCGAPSFLQGALYGDMEAPVWTKEFQCRGHESALLDCESSHRNTCSSGKAAGLTCSEPGVVRLVGGASRCDGTLEMKHRDEWKPVADWSQNLRLAGVVCGELGCGFALSLRRQNQIPRESWGITSDCNASSLLKCFTDFTYSFTTTEITCSDSQTVRLVNGTSFCSGRLEVKSTQSTQSWSSVCEDDFDLQEAEVVCRELGCGAPSVLQGALYGDMEAPVWTKEFQCRGHESALLDCDSSDRNTCSSGKAVGLTCSGPDYIRLVGEPSRCAGKLEMKNHREWRQVVAMDFKWNQMSADAVCRKLDCGSAVPTSIYYNEIVMVDIHGRYSAPPVWSINSSCVQSKSALKECVVTDTTYSSSILEITCSDLLAQPNISPSPSPDAVYKAKQRRLQVLMGSIFTIRCSVRPQYPGGSFKLIVPTPDPAQNYTLPAVNHSAHFLFSAADSTHRGEYRCVYHLYVFSHNFSSESRPLHLTPAASLSELIIRLVVLLLGMMSLITALCVTSKASRKHKLRRVKNSEI from the exons ATGGATCCCAGAGGGCTgattgtctttgtgtctctctggaGCTCAG TGACTGATGACATCAGGTTGGTGGGAGGAGCCAGCCGCTGTGCTGGTAGACTGGAGATGAAACTCCAGGGAGAGTGGAAATCGCCGTATAACCCTTTCAGAAGGTTTGAGAATAAACCAATTGAGTCCCATATCGGCCTACAGCCCATCGTTGTAGATGGGCTACCAGTGAATGACCAGTATGACCCGTTTAGGAAACCACCAGTGAATGACCAGAATAACCAATACGGGACAGCATTGCATGACCCGTATGGGACACCAGTAGATGACCAGTATGAGTGGAACCTGGCAACTGCAGCTAAAATATGTAGACGGCTCAACTGTGGTTCTGTTGTTTCACAACGAACAATACGAGGTTTCCCTGATGTTCAATGCTTGGCAGACTATGTACACTTATTCAAAAACCCAGACTTGTCTTCTTCCAAGTTGGAGATCACCTGCTCAG actCTGTCAGGCTGGTGAATGGGACTAGTCTGTGTTCAGGCAGACTGGAGGTGAAGTCTAACCAGTCTAACCAGTCgtggtcctcagtgtgtgaagatGACTTTGACCTGCAGGATGCAGAGGTGGTCTGCAGGGAGCTTGGCTGTGGGGCTCCTTCATTCCTCCAGGGGGCGCTCTATGGAGACATGGaggctccagtgtggaccaaagAGTTCCAGTGTAGAGGCCATGAGTCTGCTCTGCTGGACTGTGAAAGCTCCCATAGAAACACCTGCTCTTCTGGCAAAGCTGCTGgactcacctgctcag AACCTGGTGTTGTCAGGCTGGTTGGAGGAGCCAGCCGGTGTGATGGCACACTGGAGATGAAGCACCGGGACGAATGGAAACCAGTGGCTGACTGGAGCCAGAACCTGAGATTAGCAGGCGTGGTGTGTGGAGAGCTGGGCTGTGGCTTTGCTCTTTCACTCAGAAGGCAAAACCAGATACCAAGAGAATCTTGGGGAATCACATCTGACTGTAATGCATCTTcacttttgaaatgttttacagACTTTACATATTCCTTTACCACCACAGAGATAACCTGCTCAG ACTCTCAGACTGTCAGGCTGGTGAATGGGACGAGTTTCTGTTCAGGCAGACTGGAGGTGAAGTCTACCCAGTCTACCCAGTCgtggtcctcagtgtgtgaagatGACTTTGACCTACAGGAGGCAGAGGTGGTCTGCAGGGAGCTTGGCTGTGGGGCTCCTTCAGTCCTCCAGGGGGCGCTCTATGGAGACATGGaggctccagtgtggaccaaagAGTTCCAGTGTAGAGGCCATGAGTCTGCTCTGCTGGACTGTGACAGCTCAGATAGAAACACCTGCTCTTCTGGCAAAGCTGTTGgactcacctgctcag GTCCAGATTATATCAGGTTGGTGGGAGAGCCCAGCCGCTGCGCTGGTAAACTGGAGATGAAAAACCACAGAGAGTGGAGACAAGTGGTTGCAATGGATTTCAAATGGAACCAGATGTCTGCAGATGCAGTGTGTCGAAAACTGGACTGTGGTTCTGCTGTTCCAACAAGTATTTATTACAATGAAATAGTTATGGTAGATATACATGGTAGATATTCAGCCCCTCCTGTGTGGTCAATCAACTCGTCCTGTGTTCAGTCTAAATCTGCACTGAAGGAATGTGTGGTAACCGACACTACGTACAGTTCTTCTATCCTGGAAATTACCTGCTCAG ATTTGCTGGCTCAGCCAAacatctccccctctccctcccctgaCGCGGTCTACAAGGCCAAGCAGCGGAGGCTCCAGGTGCTCATGGGCTCCATCTTCACCATCAGGTGCTCCGTCAGACCACAGTACCCAGGAGGCTCCTTCAAGCTCATcgtccccacccctgacccagcACAGAACTACACCCTGCCAGCTGTCAATCACTCGGCCCACTTCCTGTTCTCTGCTGCAGACTCCACCCACCGAGGGGAGTACCGCTGTGTTTATCACCTCTACGTTTTCTCCCATAACTTCTCTTCTGAGAGCCGGCCGCTCCATCTCACTCCTGCAG CTTCTCTATCCGAGTTGATCATCAGACTTGTTGTCCTCCTGCTGGGTATGATGTCACTCATCACTGCCCTCTGCGTCACCTCGAAG GCCAGCAGAAAACACAAGCTGAGACGAGTGAAGAACAGTGAGATTTAG
- the LOC120547173 gene encoding scavenger receptor cysteine-rich type 1 protein M130-like isoform X1 encodes MDPRGLIVFVSLWSSAVTDDIRLVGGASRCAGRLEMKLQGEWKSPYNPFRRFENKPIESHIGLQPIVVDGLPVNDQYDPFRKPPVNDQNNQYGTALHDPYGTPVDDQYEWNLATAAKICRRLNCGSVVSQRTIRGFPDVQCLADYVHLFKNPDLSSSKLEITCSDSVRLVNGTSLCSGRLEVKSNQSNQSWSSVCEDDFDLQDAEVVCRELGCGAPSFLQGALYGDMEAPVWTKEFQCRGHESALLDCESSHRNTCSSGKAAGLTCSEPGVVRLVGGASRCDGTLEMKHRDEWKPVADWSQNLRLAGVVCGELGCGFALSLRRQNQIPRESWGITSDCNASSLLKCFTDFTYSFTTTEITCSDSQTVRLVNGTSFCSGRLEVKSTQSTQSWSSVCEDDFDLQEAEVVCRELGCGAPSVLQGALYGDMEAPVWTKEFQCRGHESALLDCDSSDRNTCSSGKAVGLTCSGPDYIRLVGEPSRCAGKLEMKNHREWRQVVAMDFKWNQMSADAVCRKLDCGSAVPTSIYYNEIVMVDIHGRYSAPPVWSINSSCVQSKSALKECVVTDTTYSSSILEITCSDLLAQPNISPSPSPDAVYKAKQRRLQVLMGSIFTIRCSVRPQYPGGSFKLIVPTPDPAQNYTLPAVNHSAHFLFSAADSTHRGEYRCVYHLYVFSHNFSSESRPLHLTPAASLSELIIRLVVLLLGMMSLITALCVTSKASRKHKLRRVKNSEI; translated from the exons ATGGATCCCAGAGGGCTgattgtctttgtgtctctctggaGCTCAG CAGTGACTGATGACATCAGGTTGGTGGGAGGAGCCAGCCGCTGTGCTGGTAGACTGGAGATGAAACTCCAGGGAGAGTGGAAATCGCCGTATAACCCTTTCAGAAGGTTTGAGAATAAACCAATTGAGTCCCATATCGGCCTACAGCCCATCGTTGTAGATGGGCTACCAGTGAATGACCAGTATGACCCGTTTAGGAAACCACCAGTGAATGACCAGAATAACCAATACGGGACAGCATTGCATGACCCGTATGGGACACCAGTAGATGACCAGTATGAGTGGAACCTGGCAACTGCAGCTAAAATATGTAGACGGCTCAACTGTGGTTCTGTTGTTTCACAACGAACAATACGAGGTTTCCCTGATGTTCAATGCTTGGCAGACTATGTACACTTATTCAAAAACCCAGACTTGTCTTCTTCCAAGTTGGAGATCACCTGCTCAG actCTGTCAGGCTGGTGAATGGGACTAGTCTGTGTTCAGGCAGACTGGAGGTGAAGTCTAACCAGTCTAACCAGTCgtggtcctcagtgtgtgaagatGACTTTGACCTGCAGGATGCAGAGGTGGTCTGCAGGGAGCTTGGCTGTGGGGCTCCTTCATTCCTCCAGGGGGCGCTCTATGGAGACATGGaggctccagtgtggaccaaagAGTTCCAGTGTAGAGGCCATGAGTCTGCTCTGCTGGACTGTGAAAGCTCCCATAGAAACACCTGCTCTTCTGGCAAAGCTGCTGgactcacctgctcag AACCTGGTGTTGTCAGGCTGGTTGGAGGAGCCAGCCGGTGTGATGGCACACTGGAGATGAAGCACCGGGACGAATGGAAACCAGTGGCTGACTGGAGCCAGAACCTGAGATTAGCAGGCGTGGTGTGTGGAGAGCTGGGCTGTGGCTTTGCTCTTTCACTCAGAAGGCAAAACCAGATACCAAGAGAATCTTGGGGAATCACATCTGACTGTAATGCATCTTcacttttgaaatgttttacagACTTTACATATTCCTTTACCACCACAGAGATAACCTGCTCAG ACTCTCAGACTGTCAGGCTGGTGAATGGGACGAGTTTCTGTTCAGGCAGACTGGAGGTGAAGTCTACCCAGTCTACCCAGTCgtggtcctcagtgtgtgaagatGACTTTGACCTACAGGAGGCAGAGGTGGTCTGCAGGGAGCTTGGCTGTGGGGCTCCTTCAGTCCTCCAGGGGGCGCTCTATGGAGACATGGaggctccagtgtggaccaaagAGTTCCAGTGTAGAGGCCATGAGTCTGCTCTGCTGGACTGTGACAGCTCAGATAGAAACACCTGCTCTTCTGGCAAAGCTGTTGgactcacctgctcag GTCCAGATTATATCAGGTTGGTGGGAGAGCCCAGCCGCTGCGCTGGTAAACTGGAGATGAAAAACCACAGAGAGTGGAGACAAGTGGTTGCAATGGATTTCAAATGGAACCAGATGTCTGCAGATGCAGTGTGTCGAAAACTGGACTGTGGTTCTGCTGTTCCAACAAGTATTTATTACAATGAAATAGTTATGGTAGATATACATGGTAGATATTCAGCCCCTCCTGTGTGGTCAATCAACTCGTCCTGTGTTCAGTCTAAATCTGCACTGAAGGAATGTGTGGTAACCGACACTACGTACAGTTCTTCTATCCTGGAAATTACCTGCTCAG ATTTGCTGGCTCAGCCAAacatctccccctctccctcccctgaCGCGGTCTACAAGGCCAAGCAGCGGAGGCTCCAGGTGCTCATGGGCTCCATCTTCACCATCAGGTGCTCCGTCAGACCACAGTACCCAGGAGGCTCCTTCAAGCTCATcgtccccacccctgacccagcACAGAACTACACCCTGCCAGCTGTCAATCACTCGGCCCACTTCCTGTTCTCTGCTGCAGACTCCACCCACCGAGGGGAGTACCGCTGTGTTTATCACCTCTACGTTTTCTCCCATAACTTCTCTTCTGAGAGCCGGCCGCTCCATCTCACTCCTGCAG CTTCTCTATCCGAGTTGATCATCAGACTTGTTGTCCTCCTGCTGGGTATGATGTCACTCATCACTGCCCTCTGCGTCACCTCGAAG GCCAGCAGAAAACACAAGCTGAGACGAGTGAAGAACAGTGAGATTTAG